From a region of the Odontesthes bonariensis isolate fOdoBon6 chromosome 4, fOdoBon6.hap1, whole genome shotgun sequence genome:
- the LOC142378351 gene encoding uncharacterized protein LOC142378351, which translates to MSCVAVVLLSLLSLGHCAPPSDCDALLKPITISNEEILGRWLYIGGSSNIPGSRSLAHLMTSAWVDLTETSRSNVHNLVQTHRVYGRCSSYAYDVIFENSTMLIEEPFYLKEVYLSNECPDCLVANEDIISGRDSFKCLLMFSRSRTVSPAALALLKKQAECLQMPPPIIMDTDYEICPDDVTPLEGLSALNSLFEAKMGHRFARLLDSFFDMFVN; encoded by the exons ATGAGTTGTGTTGCTGTAGTGCTGCTGAGTCTTCTCTCGCTGGGACACTGCGCTCCTCCGAGCGACTGTGACGCGCTGCTGAAACCAATAACCATCAGCAACGAAGAA ATTTTGGGTAGGTGGCTTTACATCGGAGGGAGCTCTAACATCCCGGGCAGCCGCTCCCTCGCCCACCTTATGACCAGCGCCTGGGTGGACTTGACTGAAACCTCCCGGAGTAACGTCCACAATCTCGTCCAGACTCACAGAGT ATATGGCAGATGTTCCAGCTATGCCTACGATGTGATCTTTGAGAACAGCACAATGTTAATTG AGGAACCTTTCTACCTCAAAGAGGTCTACCTGTCAAACGAGTGCCCTGACTGTCTGGTGGCCAATGAAGACATTATCTCTGGGAGAGATTCttttaaatgtcttctcatgttTA GCAGGAGCAGGACCGTTTCACCTGCTGCATTGGCCTTGTTAAAGAAACAAGCAGAATGTCTTCAGATGCCACCACCGATAATAATGGACACAGACTACG AAATCTGCCCGGACGACGTCACGCCGCTGGAGGGGCTCAGCGCCCTGAACTCCTTATTCGAGGCCAAGATGGGACATCGGTTCGCGAGACTTCTGGATTCCTTTTTCGACATGTTTGTGAACTGA
- the fip1l1b gene encoding pre-mRNA 3'-end-processing factor FIP1 isoform X2, with amino-acid sequence MSAEEADKTTTTDASAGDEEEEWLYGDESESKEEDEEAKLNAAVGALTDTSADDAAAAHATGNGVASEATGEAAGEDGDSDSDSDDDDDDVRVTIGDIKTGAPQYTAYGAPPVNLNIKTTGSRPYGQAAKLKGVDLDAPGNINGVPVLEVDMESFEEKPWRKPGADLSDYFNYGFNEDTWKAYCEKQKRLRMGLEVSTVGSVTSKISVQQGRTGNDKDLCSLPIHTKADFTSPVSLYKSVVNNQVVRKVSGTIDVIGGQTATISRVEGRRRHNLDGNNIQVISEHTTSDAEPAPAKIPTFFPPGPIPPNIPPPPFLPPPPSVSTAPPLIPPPRLPITVPPPGFPPPTSGPPPSIIPTMDSGHSGGYDGRSVPPYPFPQGAYPPPMAGGVPPPWPPMMDNTKSWDYYPRREDKREKDRERPRERTHEREREREHSPSAMSYTSDDERYRYREYPERSYAERHRDRSSREKEERHRERRHREKEEGRHKSSRSSSRRRHDSEEGDSHRRHKHKKSKRSKEGKEASEDIGADQENQEAME; translated from the exons ATGTCAGCGGAGGAAGCGGACAAAACGACCACCACTGATGCCAGCGCtggagatgaggaggaggaatgGCTGTATGGAG atGAGTCTGAAAGTAAAGAGGAGGACGAAGAAGCCAAACTGAACGCTGCTGTCGG TGCGCTCACTGATACTTCAGCagatgatgctgctgctgcacacgCTACAGGAAATGGAGTGGCCTCCGAG GCCACCGGTGAAGCTGCCGGTGAGGATGGTGACAGTGACAGCGACAGCGACGACGATGACGACGATGTTCGTGTCACCATTGGCGACATTAAAACTGGAGCCCCACAGTACAC GGCTTATGGAGCTCCACCTGTCAACctcaacataaaaacaacaggctCCAGACCGTATGGACAAG CTGCAAAGCTGAAAGGAGTGGATCTTGATGCACCTGGAAACATTAATGGGGTTCCAGTGCTGGAGGTGGACATGGAGTCCTTTGAAGAGAAACCCTGGAGGAagccag gagCGGATCTGTCTGACTACTTCAACTACGGTTTCAATGAAGACACCTGGAAGGCTTATTGTGAGAAACAGAAGAGACTGCGAATGGGACTGGAGGTCTCCACAGTGGGTTCAGTGACGAGCAAGATCAGC GTTCAGCAGGGAAGGACGGGGAATGATAAGGATCTCTGCAGTTTACCTATCCACACCAAGGCAGACTTCACATCTCCGGTCAGCCTGTACAAGTCTGTTGTCAACAATCAGGTTGTCAG GAAGGTGAGTGGTACCATAGATGTGATTGGTGGACAGACGGCCACGATCAGCAGGGTTGAAGGGCGACGCAGACACAATCTAGATGGCAACAATATCCAG GTGATTTCTGAGCACACGACTTCAGATGCTGAACCAGCTCCAGCTAAGATCCCCACTTTCTTCCCTCCTGGACCAATTCCTCCAAACATACCCCCACCTCcgtttctccctcctcctccaagCGTCAGCACTGCACCTCCACTCATACCCCCACCCA GGTTACCCATCACTGTGCCTCCTCCTGGTTTCCCTCCTCCGACAAGTGGTCCTCCTCCTTCTATAATCCCTACTATGGACAG TGGCCACTCTGGAGGTTATGATGGCCGCTCTGTCCCTCCGTATCCATTTCCTCAAG GTGCTTACCCTCCACCCATGGCTGGAGGTGTGCCTCCTCCTTGGCCCCCGATGATGGACAACACCAAATCCTGGGACTACTATCCCCGCCGAGAGGacaaaagagagaaagacagagaaagaCCCAGAGAGAGGACACATGAGcgggagcgagagagagagcacAGCCCTTCAGCTATGAGCTACACCAG CGATGATGAGCGGTATCGTTACCGCGAGTACCCGGAGCGAAGTTACGCAGAGCGCCATCGTGACCGGTCGAGCCGAGAGAAAGAGGAAAGGCACAGAGAGAGGCGGCACAGGGAGAAAGAGGAGGGACGCCACAAGTCCTCTCGCag cagcagccggaGGAGGCACGACAGTGAGGAGGGTGACAGCCACCGGAggcacaaacacaaaaagagcAAGAGGAGCAAAGAGGGCAAAGAGGCCAGTGAGGATATCGGTGCAGACCAGGAGAACCAGGAGGCCATGGAGTAG
- the fip1l1b gene encoding pre-mRNA 3'-end-processing factor FIP1 isoform X1, which yields MSAEEADKTTTTDASAGDEEEEWLYGDESESKEEDEEAKLNAAVGALTDTSADDAAAAHATGNGVASEATGEAAGEDGDSDSDSDDDDDDVRVTIGDIKTGAPQYTAYGAPPVNLNIKTTGSRPYGQAAKLKGVDLDAPGNINGVPVLEVDMESFEEKPWRKPGADLSDYFNYGFNEDTWKAYCEKQKRLRMGLEVSTVGSVTSKISVQQGRTGNDKDLCSLPIHTKADFTSPVSLYKSVVNNQVVRKVSGTIDVIGGQTATISRVEGRRRHNLDGNNIQVISEHTTSDAEPAPAKIPTFFPPGPIPPNIPPPPFLPPPPSVSTAPPLIPPPRLPITVPPPGFPPPTSGPPPSIIPTMDSGHSGGYDGRSVPPYPFPQGAYPPPMAGGVPPPWPPMMDNTKSWDYYPRREDKREKDRERPRERTHEREREREHSPSAMSYTSDDERYRYREYPERSYAERHRDRSSREKEERHRERRHREKEEGRHKSSRSSSSRRRHDSEEGDSHRRHKHKKSKRSKEGKEASEDIGADQENQEAME from the exons ATGTCAGCGGAGGAAGCGGACAAAACGACCACCACTGATGCCAGCGCtggagatgaggaggaggaatgGCTGTATGGAG atGAGTCTGAAAGTAAAGAGGAGGACGAAGAAGCCAAACTGAACGCTGCTGTCGG TGCGCTCACTGATACTTCAGCagatgatgctgctgctgcacacgCTACAGGAAATGGAGTGGCCTCCGAG GCCACCGGTGAAGCTGCCGGTGAGGATGGTGACAGTGACAGCGACAGCGACGACGATGACGACGATGTTCGTGTCACCATTGGCGACATTAAAACTGGAGCCCCACAGTACAC GGCTTATGGAGCTCCACCTGTCAACctcaacataaaaacaacaggctCCAGACCGTATGGACAAG CTGCAAAGCTGAAAGGAGTGGATCTTGATGCACCTGGAAACATTAATGGGGTTCCAGTGCTGGAGGTGGACATGGAGTCCTTTGAAGAGAAACCCTGGAGGAagccag gagCGGATCTGTCTGACTACTTCAACTACGGTTTCAATGAAGACACCTGGAAGGCTTATTGTGAGAAACAGAAGAGACTGCGAATGGGACTGGAGGTCTCCACAGTGGGTTCAGTGACGAGCAAGATCAGC GTTCAGCAGGGAAGGACGGGGAATGATAAGGATCTCTGCAGTTTACCTATCCACACCAAGGCAGACTTCACATCTCCGGTCAGCCTGTACAAGTCTGTTGTCAACAATCAGGTTGTCAG GAAGGTGAGTGGTACCATAGATGTGATTGGTGGACAGACGGCCACGATCAGCAGGGTTGAAGGGCGACGCAGACACAATCTAGATGGCAACAATATCCAG GTGATTTCTGAGCACACGACTTCAGATGCTGAACCAGCTCCAGCTAAGATCCCCACTTTCTTCCCTCCTGGACCAATTCCTCCAAACATACCCCCACCTCcgtttctccctcctcctccaagCGTCAGCACTGCACCTCCACTCATACCCCCACCCA GGTTACCCATCACTGTGCCTCCTCCTGGTTTCCCTCCTCCGACAAGTGGTCCTCCTCCTTCTATAATCCCTACTATGGACAG TGGCCACTCTGGAGGTTATGATGGCCGCTCTGTCCCTCCGTATCCATTTCCTCAAG GTGCTTACCCTCCACCCATGGCTGGAGGTGTGCCTCCTCCTTGGCCCCCGATGATGGACAACACCAAATCCTGGGACTACTATCCCCGCCGAGAGGacaaaagagagaaagacagagaaagaCCCAGAGAGAGGACACATGAGcgggagcgagagagagagcacAGCCCTTCAGCTATGAGCTACACCAG CGATGATGAGCGGTATCGTTACCGCGAGTACCCGGAGCGAAGTTACGCAGAGCGCCATCGTGACCGGTCGAGCCGAGAGAAAGAGGAAAGGCACAGAGAGAGGCGGCACAGGGAGAAAGAGGAGGGACGCCACAAGTCCTCTCGCag cagcagcagccggaGGAGGCACGACAGTGAGGAGGGTGACAGCCACCGGAggcacaaacacaaaaagagcAAGAGGAGCAAAGAGGGCAAAGAGGCCAGTGAGGATATCGGTGCAGACCAGGAGAACCAGGAGGCCATGGAGTAG